Proteins encoded in a region of the Betaproteobacteria bacterium genome:
- a CDS encoding YraN family protein yields the protein MTNRGQAAETAAAEYLVRAGLTILQRNFRCRFGEIDLIARDGDAVVFVEVRMRRRGDFGGAAESITGAKRARLIKAAGFYLSSQARTPRCRFDAVLVSGPGGGVEWIRDAFGA from the coding sequence GTGACCAACCGCGGGCAGGCTGCGGAAACCGCGGCCGCCGAGTATCTGGTACGCGCCGGACTCACCATCCTGCAGCGCAACTTCCGCTGCCGCTTCGGCGAGATAGATCTGATCGCCCGCGACGGCGATGCCGTCGTGTTCGTCGAGGTCCGCATGCGCCGACGGGGCGATTTCGGCGGGGCCGCGGAAAGCATCACCGGCGCCAAGCGGGCGCGGCTCATCAAGGCAGCCGGCTTCTATCTCTCGAGCCAGGCGAGAACGCCGCGCTGCCGCTTCGACGCGGTCCTCGTCTCGGGTCCCGGCGGTGGGGTCGAGTGGATCCGCGATGCCTTCGGCGCATGA
- a CDS encoding penicillin-binding protein activator — protein MQGWLTFFLLAVASLYGPVCAAATGTEAPRGPTPHIALLLPTQSPGFGRFADSVRQGVLAAAKVDGKNALPVRVYGMVDEAKDAVANYDLALADGARVVIGPMTRPGVNAIVAHGAVTVPTLALNPSDPSLAMPPSLYVLGLQAEPEARQVASFALADGRRAALVVTTDGPLSKRIQDAFSEAFTAEGGRVVGVLKLPADSKTLAKLKSTYDTARADMIFVACDAQRTRFVRAFADRSTPFYGTSQLYATRGDSMANADLEGARFLDMPWMVQPDHPAVMIYPRPSGVSNEQERFYALGIDAYRVSQTLLDAPPPSAASIDGVTGRIDLSLGQTLERSLTPAEFGPDQPRALSPARP, from the coding sequence ATGCAAGGCTGGCTCACCTTCTTCCTCTTGGCTGTCGCGTCACTATACGGGCCTGTCTGTGCCGCTGCCACCGGCACCGAAGCCCCGCGCGGGCCGACGCCGCACATCGCGCTCCTGCTGCCCACGCAGTCCCCGGGCTTCGGCCGCTTTGCCGACAGTGTGCGCCAGGGCGTGCTCGCAGCGGCCAAGGTGGACGGCAAGAACGCGCTGCCGGTGCGCGTGTACGGCATGGTCGACGAAGCCAAGGATGCCGTCGCGAACTACGACCTGGCGCTTGCCGACGGCGCACGCGTCGTCATCGGCCCGATGACGCGGCCGGGGGTGAACGCGATCGTCGCCCATGGTGCGGTCACCGTTCCGACCCTCGCCCTGAATCCATCCGACCCCAGTCTCGCGATGCCGCCATCGCTCTACGTCCTCGGTCTGCAGGCGGAGCCGGAGGCACGGCAGGTTGCCTCCTTTGCGCTGGCCGACGGACGCCGTGCCGCGCTCGTCGTGACGACCGACGGTCCGCTTTCCAAGCGCATCCAGGACGCCTTCAGCGAAGCCTTCACGGCCGAAGGCGGGCGGGTGGTGGGGGTCTTGAAGCTGCCCGCCGATTCGAAGACTTTGGCCAAGCTCAAGAGCACCTACGACACCGCCAGGGCGGACATGATCTTCGTCGCCTGCGACGCCCAGCGCACCCGCTTCGTGCGCGCCTTCGCCGATCGCAGCACGCCCTTCTACGGCACCTCGCAGCTCTACGCGACGCGCGGCGACAGCATGGCCAACGCCGACCTCGAGGGCGCACGCTTTCTCGACATGCCCTGGATGGTGCAGCCCGATCATCCGGCGGTGATGATCTATCCGCGACCTTCCGGCGTCAGCAACGAGCAGGAGCGGTTCTACGCGCTCGGCATCGACGCCTATCGCGTGAGCCAGACCCTGCTGGATGCGCCACCGCCTTCGGCCGCGAGCATCGACGGCGTCACCGGCCGCATCGATCTGTCGCTGGGGCAGACCCTGGAGCGCAGTCTCACGCCGGCCGAATTCGGCCCGGACCAGCCGCGGGCGCTCTCCCCGGCGCGTCCGTGA
- a CDS encoding phosphoheptose isomerase — MDLIDRISTHFTDSAEVKLQAVGTLAGPIAAAAERMVQCLVNDGKIMSCGNGGSAADAQHFAAEMLNRFEMERPGLAAIALTTDTSTLTSIANDYDFNQVFSKQVRALGQTHDVLLAISTSGNSRNVMEAIVAAHERELAVVALTGKAGGQIAAMLAPGDIHICVPANNTARIQEVHLLTLHCLCDAIDCLLLGVE; from the coding sequence ATGGACCTGATCGACCGGATAAGCACGCACTTCACGGACAGCGCGGAAGTCAAGCTGCAGGCCGTCGGTACGCTCGCCGGTCCGATCGCCGCCGCGGCGGAGCGCATGGTCCAGTGCCTGGTGAACGACGGCAAGATTATGAGCTGCGGCAATGGCGGCTCGGCTGCGGATGCCCAGCACTTCGCGGCCGAGATGCTGAACCGCTTCGAGATGGAGCGCCCGGGGCTCGCCGCGATTGCGCTCACGACCGACACCTCGACGCTCACCTCGATCGCCAACGACTACGACTTCAACCAGGTCTTTTCGAAGCAGGTGCGCGCGCTGGGGCAGACCCACGACGTCCTGCTCGCGATCTCCACCAGCGGCAATTCGCGCAACGTCATGGAAGCCATCGTGGCGGCCCACGAGCGCGAACTCGCGGTCGTGGCGTTGACCGGCAAGGCCGGCGGGCAGATTGCCGCCATGCTCGCGCCGGGCGACATTCACATCTGCGTACCCGCCAACAACACCGCCCGCATCCAGGAAGTGCACCTGCTCACGCTGCACTGCCTGTGCGACGCAATCGACTGTCTTCTGCTCGGAGTAGAGTGA